DNA sequence from the Candidatus Paceibacterota bacterium genome:
TGACGAACGAAGCGATTGCCTACCTCAAAGAGAACGGGGTGGAAGACCGTGACATTAAGACCATCTCATACAATGTCTACCCGCGATACGAGTGGCGCAAGATCCAGTGTATTACCTACCCATGCCCAGAAGGGAAGCGAGAACTTGTCGGCTTTGAGATCAATCAGAGCGTCCAGGTGAAAGTGCGCGATACCAAGAAGGCGGGCGAGCTCCTTTCTGGGGTTGGCAGCTTTGGCGTTGAGAATATCAGCGGACTCCAGTTCACTATAGACGACGAAGATGCACTTTCGCGCGAAGCCCGACGGGAAGCGGTCGCTGACGCAAAGGAGAAAGCGGATGCACTCGCAGATGATCTTGGTGTGCGACTTGTGCGCATTGTAAGTTTCAATGAGTATGGTTCGCCGGTCGCGTATCCACGCTTTGAATCAGTGGCATATGGGGTTGGTGGAGACGTGAGCAGTAAGACTGTTCCTGATCTTCCGGTAGGCGAGAACCGCATCACCTCTCAGGTGAGCATCACCTACGAGATACAATAACCATCAGTATCTCATGAAAAACACCCGTATCTAGCAGGGTGTTTTTTAATGATATTGACTTAGGTATGATGCGTGGTATTCTCCTTCCAGACATTCTTCTTCTCTATCTGAAATCCGAGGGGGATATAATGAGAGAACGCACAACACGAGAAAAAAAGACCGGAGGTCTCACGTTGCTGGAGGTCGGCAACAATCAGTGTCTCTGGCCTGTCGCAGGCGGCGAGGAGAAGACGACTCCCTTTTCCTTCTGCGGAGCGCCCACAGAGAGGGATGAGTCGTATTGCGCCACTCATGCAGAGCGTGCATATACTCGACGCAGAAGGAGACCAAACACAAAAGGTGACTAACTATCGCCACACCGGCGTCCAGAGAAATATTGGGCGCCGGTTTATTTTTGACTTTCCGTTGTTGTCATGCTATTCTTCAAAAAACACCCCCAGCGGGGGTTTTTAAATAGGGTGCTAATTTTATCATTTTATGAAACGATTCATTCAATACATCCGGGATACTCGAGGTGAGCTCAAGCACGTCTCGTGGCCAACAACAAAACAGACGACCATCTTTACTATTCTTGTTGTTGTGATCTCGCTCGTGGTCGCAGTACTTCTTGGATTCTTCGACTTCGTGTTTACTAACGTACTTGATAGGCTCTTTCTCTAAACACTATGGCAAAACAAGACAACAACATCGGGCGCCACTGGTATGCTATTCACACCTACGCGGGATATGAGAATGCGGTTTTGCGTAATCTTAAACAACGTATCGAGTCTCTTGGTATGGAAGATCGTATTTTTGATGTGGTGGTGCCGACCGAGAAGAAGGTGAAGATCAAAGGTGGCAAGCGTGTCGAGGAGGCGGAGAAAATCTACCCCGGCTACGTACTTGTTGACATGATCGTGACCGATGATTCTTGGTATGTAGTGCGCAACACACCGCGCGTGACCGGATTCGTTGGTTCAGGTACCAAACCGGTACCGCTCACTCAAGTTGAGATCGATGAGCTCTTCTCACGTATGCACTCAGATACGGTCAAGCACAAAATTGACCTCAATGTTGACGATGTGGTGACTATCGTTGATGGTCCATTTAAGGAGCTTGAGGGTAAGGTTGGCGAGGTTGATGAAGATCGCGGCAAGGTGAAGGTACTTGTGCCAATGTTTGGTCGCGAGACGCCGGTAGAGCTCGACTTCTTGCAGGTTAAGAAGATATAGAAATTATTATAAGTGTAGCGAATTAGGATTTCTCAACCCCTCACTTGGCGCGTTGTATATCATAATCAAGTATGTTATATATGAGTGGCTTAAGATAACAAACCAAGTGAGGGGTGTAAGATTTCTAAACTCACTTCATTCGTTAAGAACATCTAATCATGGCAAAGAAAATAACACGAAAGATAAAGCTCCAGATTCCCGCAGGGAAGGCTACTCCGGCGCCACCAGTCGGTACCGCACTCGGTCCTGTTGGTATCAACATTGGCGAATTCGTAAACCAGTTCAACGAGCAGACCCGCGAGCTTGGTGGCGATATCATCCCGGTGGAGCTTTCGGTATATGATGATCGAACATTTGATTTCATCCTTAAGACCTCACCTGCCTCACGACTCCTTTTGAAGAAACTTGGCAAGCCAAAGGGTTCAGGAAAGAACCTCGTCAGCAAGGCAGGAACTCTTACTAAAGCGCAGGTGCGCGAGGTAGCGGAAGAGAAAATGCCTGACCTCAACACCAACGATATTGAACAGGCAACAAAGATTATCGAGGGTACCGCGCGAAGTATGGGAATCGAGGTGAAAGAATAAGGGTTAAATAAAGAGGAAACATAAAAACACAACTCGCGCTTTCACGCGAGTTGTGTTTTTACATTCCCGTATGGTACCGTTCCATCAGAAATAAATTGTTCCTAGACACAGAAAGGATAGACTCATGGAACGCTCAGGTATTCTGTCCTCGGACTGCGCTCCTGAGGAGCGTTTTGTTGAGGATTACACCAAGTTGAAGGATATTGTTGAAGCAATCCGCAAGCTTGGCGGTAAGATCGTTTTGACAAGCGGTTCGTTTGACCTTGCCCACATCGGTCACGCTCGATATCTCCGCGAAGCCCGTCTGCGTGGTGACTTCCTTGTTGTCGGTGTCGAAAGCGACGAGCGCATCCAAATACGTAAAGGACCAAATCGCCCGATCGTCCCTCAACATGAACGCATTGAAGCACTCACTCACCTCCGGTACGTCGACATGGTCACCCTGAAACATAAGGGTGATGAGTCGTGGATGTTGATCAAGACTGTTCGTCCTGATGTCCTCGTTATCTCAGAACGAACTGGGTATTCCGGCGAAAAGGTCGAGAGGCTCAGAGAGTTCTGCGGTGAGGTGGTGAATCTTCCCTCCCAAGCGGAGACAAGCACCAGTGCTCGTCTGCGTGAGATGCAGATAGGCGTCCTTGGTCCAGCAATTGAATCAATGGAAGGAGCTGTAGAAGTACTTGCTGCTGGGCTTACGCGGCTCAGGGGGATGAAAGGAGGGTAGGTGTATGAAGAAAATTGCTATCGCCTACATTCCGGTGCTTCACAGCGGGTATCTGGAGTTTTTCAGAACAATCCCGAGTGACGTACCGCTCTTCATCATCTCCGAAGACCTCATCGCTTCTTTTGGTGGTGAATTTGACTACCTCAAAAGAAAAGACGCGCTTCGTGCGCTCTCATCCTCTGAGATGGTTAAAGCTGTGCAGGGGCTCAGTCTCTTGCGGCTCAAGGATGTCCACTCATTGAATGTGCCGGCTGTACACCTTTTGGAGAAAGAAGATCTCTTGATCGTATGTCCGAACGAGGACATCACCCGAGCGGTTGTAGAAAAATACTTCTCGGGCGCAGAGGTGGAATTCCACTCCATCTTCTTGAGATGGCATCGCGACAATGTTGATGAGCAGAATGCTGTCAGCGCACATCGTTCAGTGAACGTTGAATCGCTTCATTATGAAATGATGGAGCGTGCGCAAAAAGAAGCTGACAAGAGCTTCGATTGGTGGCGGCAAGTTGGCGGGGTGTTGGTTAAAGACAATACTCCTATCTTGTACGCTCGCAACACGCATGTGCCAGATGAACAAGGTTCGAATGTGTTCGGTGATCCGCGCAGTATCTTCAAGCGAGGAATCCGACTCGACCTCACAACAGCAGAGCATGCCGAAGCGATCTTGATTGTGGAAGCTGCACGCCGTGGAATCTCCACTGAGGGTGCGTGGCTGTATGTCACAGCGTTTCCGTGTCCGAGTTGTGCGATGCATATTGCACGGGCAGGAATATCCCGATGCTACTTTAGCGGCGGATACGCAAAGCTTGACGGCGAATCGACATTGAAAGATGCCGGTGTCGAACTTGTTCTTTTGGAAACCTAAAACCCCCGAGGTCATTGCCTCGGGGGTGTTTTCTTATCTCTTCTTGTATCCAAGCTTGACGCGAAGCTTTTCAGCGTCCTCAGAATGAGGCCCGCCAACTAAGAATTGAGCGTGCAGATGCGCCACCGACGATCCAGTGTAATCCATGTCCCCAAAACGCATGAACACAGCCCCACCATTCGGCGCATGTTTTTCATTCAGCATGCTCACAAAACGGCCGAATTCAACCCAAGCCTCTTGGTCTACTTCCGTGACGTTTGTCGCGTGCAGTTTGTAGACAAGGAGGTAGTGGGCAGAGGTGCCATCGTATGGATAGTCATTTTTGGTAACTACCCACCACTCACCCTCTTCTTCAATGGGGGAATTGTGGTATTTTTCAAAGTGTTCTCTGCAGAAGGGACAGACGCCGTCTTGTGCAATTTGTTCCATTTGCTTTTGTTGCGCGTCCCCACGTGTGTGTTTGAAATTCAAAAATGTAGTTTTTTTCTCACGCATAGATTTGTGTGTATCTAAAATAGTATCACCATGGCTCTAAAAAGAAAAAGCCCGACACATTCTGTGCGAGCTTATCTCCTTCGTTTATATTCGAAGAAGTCGAAAGGAAATTTATCTTCTGGCTGCCGGGTACCTTCTTTGTGTACCACAAGCTTCCATTCTCTCGAATCCAATTTTGGGAAGGTTGCATCTCCTTCGACACCATCATCGTGGACTACGGTCAGGTAGATATACTCCGTAGATGGGAGGGCGAGTCGGTATATTTCTCCGCCTCCGATGACAAAGACCGCTTTACTCTCTCGAGCGCCGACAGCCAGTGCATCCTCAAGTGTCGATACCACTTCGCACCCTTCAACCTCCAAACCACTTTGGCGCGTGAGGATAACATTCACGCGTTTTGGCAATGGCTTTCCAATGGACTCAAAAGTCTTTCGGCCCATAACAACCACGGAGCCGATGGTGAGCTCTCGGAAGTGACGAAGATCACTCGGCAAGCGCCACAGCAACCTTCCATTACCACCGATAACTCGTTTTTCGTTTATCGCGACAATGAGAGATGGTTTTTCTGTATGCATCACCACCTCCTTAAATCGCAACCGGTATTTCAAGCCCCGGGTGAGGATCGTACTCTTCAAGCTCGAAATGATGCGGCCGGAAGTCGAAGAGGTTTTTCACACCCGGATCGACTTTGAGAATCGGAAACGGACGCGGTACACGGCTCAAGACCGTCCGGACTTCTTCAACTTGGTCCGCGTAGATGTGTGCGTCCGAGAACGAATGACTGTACTGCGCCGGCTCAAGTCCGGTCACCTGCGCAACCGCAAGCAGAAGCGCGAAGTACTGAACCATGTTGAACGGTACCCCGATCGGCATGTCAGCGCTCCTTTGAAACATGTGCAGATACAGTTTCCCGTTGAGAACCCGGAAGTGCATCCATCCATGGCACGGTGAGACGACTGCCTTCTGCAGTTCACTACCCCAGCCGTTGTAAAACGGAATCCAAGGATGCACAAAGATGGTGCGCCGCTTGTAGTTTTCCGGGTTTTGCAACTGCTCGACAGCGTGAGCGAGCTGATTGAACCCTTGTCCGTCAGGCATGGGGAAATCGTGGAACGCTGCGCCATAGGAGCCGGGACCGAGGTCACCAACCGGGACACCAATCTTGGTGCACTTCCGTTCACTTGCCCACTTTCCCCACCAAGTCACCCCAAATTCTTTGAGGGTGTCGAGGTCGCGGGCGCCGTTGATGAACGCCAGGATTTCGCCGACGCCGGCTTTCCAGGGGATTTTACGTTCGGTAATGACGGGTGCTCCGTTTTGAACGGGGAACACCATCGGTGCGAGTTCCCCAAAGCAGGTCAATGCCCCGACATCCTGAGGGGTTTCCTTCTCGAGACGTCCGTCATCGAGGATGTGCCACAAACGATCCTGATACTGTGTATCGGGCGTACGTTCTTCAAGGGTACGATAAAACATCGCCATCTCCTGTTTCTATGAATGTGTAAGGACTGAATCTGGTGTCAGAGTACGTTCTTACATCAGGCAAGTCAAGAAATGGTCGAATTGGCTTCGTTTGTATATACTCAATATATATATGTTCAAAAGGACAATCACTTTCATAAGAAAACATCGACAGCACCTGCCAACAGTGGCGATCTTCTCAGGTTTTATCTGGGACTCACTTACGCTCGGCCGGCCGGACCAGCTCTACAGCAACTTAGTCATGCTTGCGTATCTCTTTATCGCGGGTTCATGCATCATCTTTATGGCGCAGCGCGAGGAGACTGGAGCTCCGCAGTCGCTTTGGGCGCAGACGCTCACACAGTTCTCGTTTGGCAACCTCGCGAGTGGTCTTCTGGTGCTCTACATGGGTAGTGCCACTTTAATTGGGAACTGGCCGTTCCTTCTTATTCTTCTTGCACTCCTTATCGGGAACGAGTTTGTGAAGAACCGGCATCAGCGCATTCGTTTTTCTGTCGCGGTGTACTACCTGCTCATTCTCGCGTATCTCATTGTGCTCATTCCCGTGCTCACGCGTACCGTGGCATCGTGGACGTTTTTGGTGAGTGCGTTTGCGAGTCTGGTGGTTGTAGTAGGCTACCTCGCCATCATTCGCAAGATCGCGCGAAGAGTCTACGATGAAGATCGACGACTGCTTGTACGGAGCGTTCTCGCGATTGTGGTTACTTTTAGTTTTCTCTATTATGCGAACCTCATTCCGCCCGTGCCACTCTCGGCGCGCGAGGTGGGGATCTATCATTCGGTCACGCGTACCGAGCTTGGCTACGAGGTAATGTATGAAAAGCATTGGTATGAATTTTGGAAGAACTCTGACTCGACGATACATGCGAAAACACCAGTAGCGGTTGGATGTTTTAGCTCAGTTTTTGCACCGGCTGATATTACAATTCCTATACAGCATGTCTGGGATGAATATAATCCGCGAGCAAGGGAGTGGGAGGTGCGCGAAGTGTTTGACTTCCCGGTCGCCGGTGGGCGTGAGGAAGGATATCGTGGATACAGTATCAAACGAGTCGAGGTGGGGAAGTGGCGCTGTTCGGTCGAAACCAATCGCGGAGCCCTTCTCGGTCGAGCGGCGGTCAATGTTGAATATTCAGAAGATAAGTACCCGCTCGTTGTCGAGTCGCGCTAAAGAAAGATTTCAGATATAGTTGATGGCATGATCGAGGAGAAACTCATTAACTTAGTGCGGAGCGCGCTCACTGAGCTCGGCATTGAAGCAGAAGACATTAAACTGGAACACCCAGCGGACCTCTTTCATGGGGATTTTTCTTGTAATGCGGCGATGGTGCTCGCGAAAGAAGCAAGGAAGAGCCCACGCGAGCTCGCGGAAGAGATCGTACGATATATCGAAGAAAATAAGCCAAGTGAGGTTGAGAAGGTTGCGGTTGCAGGTCCTGGTTTCATAAACTTCGATCTCTCACGAGAATTTTTCATACAGAACGTTCGTGATGTGCTCGAGGCAGCTTCGGTGTGGGGGAGAAATGATGCACTCAAAGGCAAGAAAGTAATGGTCGAGTACACTGACCCGAATCCATTCAAAGTTTTCCATATAGGGCACTTAATGAGTAACGCCATTGGTGAGTCGGTCTCGCGTCTCATTGAGTTTTCTGGCGCGGAAGTGAAGCGGGCGAACTACCAAGGTGACGTCGGACTCCATGTTGCAAAGGCGATCTGGGGGCTGAAAGAAATAGATGCACCAATTGAGAGTGTTGAGATGCTTGGCAAAGCATACGCAGCAGGAGCTGTAGCATACGAAAGTAATCCTGTAGCAGAAAAAGAGATTAACGAGATCAATCGCGAAGTATACGAGCGAAGTAATGAGGAAGTGAATGTTCTTTATGACACTGGGCGCACACTCTCGCTCGAGCATTTTGAAGAGATATACAAAAAGCTTGGCACAAAATTTGATCACTATTTCTTCGAGAGCGAAACGGGTCCTCTTGGTAAAGAGATCGTTGAAGAGTATTTATCGAGTGACGCCAGCGCAAAAGATTCTGTTTTCAGAGAGAGTGATGGTGCTGTTATTTTTGATGCCGAAACCCACGACCCATCCCTCCACACACGTGTGTTCCTCAACTCAGAAGGATTACCAACCTACGAAGCTAAGGAGCTTGGTCTTCTCAAGAAAAAGAATGAAACATATCCATTTGATATTTCAATCACCATTACCGCGGAAGAGCAACGAGAGTACTTTAGAGTAGTTAAAGAAGCGATGAAACAGATATTTGGTGAGCTTGCAGAGAAGGTGGCGCACCTCACCCACGGCACGCTGCGGCTTACGAGCGGCAAGATGTCGTCGCGTACCGGGGACGTGATCAGTGGTGAGTCGCTCGTCAATGACGTGGAAGTCGAAGTCGAGAAACGCATGGGCGCATTCAATGTTGAGGGGGTACGAGAGACTGCAGAATCAGTCGCGGTTGCGGCGATTAAATACTCAATCCTCAAACAGTCGACTGGACGAGATATTATTTTTAACCCTGAGCAAGCACTCTCCTTTGAAGGAGACTCCGGACCATATCTGCAGTACACAAACGCACGCATCGGCTCGCTCCTGGAGAAGGCGAGAGAGAGCGGAGTTGAAGTTGGCATCTCGACACCACTTCCTCAGGCAACCGATGTTGAACGTTTACTGTATCGTTTTCCTGAGGTGGTGCGCCGTGCCACTGAGAATTATGAGCCACACTATATTACCAACTATCTCACCGAGCTCGCCGGAGTATTCAACAGTTGGTACGGGCAAGAAAAGATACTCGACGGTACACCCGAGGTGTCGTATCGTCTTGCTATCGCGCACGCGGTTTCGACAACTCTCCAAAACGGACTTTGGCTTCTTGGTATCAAAGCGCCGGAGCGAATGTGATTGTTTGCATGTTTTAAGGTGTCTGTGATAGGGTTCACGCAGATTGATATGGAGGTGGACATGAAAAGTGGAGATATCTCTGCCGTGGAGGCGGCATTGGGACAGGGGTCTCTTCGTTTCCCACTATTGCTGGTACCTGCAGGTCTTGGAGATGACACGTGCTTGGAGTGGCTCGTGACGAATATGTGCGAGCTCAGGAATGTGTTTTCAGACGTGCTTCGTGAGTCATATGACGACACCGCGATCATGGTGTCGCGCGCCGGCTGGAGTGGGGATCATTGGAATACATTTCGTGAACCTGATCTCGAGAATCAGGTAAGGCTGCAGTGAATATCGCTGCAGCCTTTTCTTTTGTGGGGGATACAAATTTGCTACTATAATGATTATGAAAAACGACCCTGGAAAGGCTCCCGAGGAGAAGAGTGGTGTTGCAAAGCGTGAGGAGGGGGTCCTCGCATTTTGGCATACAAATAATGTCTTCAAGAAATCCGAAGAAAAACCGGCACCAAAAGGAGAATATGTCTTTTACGATGGGCCACCGTTTGCGACCGGGCTTCCGCACTACGGTCACTTGCTTGCGAGTACTATTAAAGACGCGATACCACGCTACCAGAGTATGCGTGGTCATCGGGTCGTGCGTAAGTGGGGGTGGGACTGCCACGGGCTTCCTCTTGAGAACGAGATAGAAAAGGAATTGGGTCTTACGACCAAGCGAGACATCGAGAGTCTGGGTATTGCGAAGTTCAATGAAGCGGCGCGCGATGCGGTGCTTCGCTATGCTGACGATTGGAAGAAGATCATACCGCGGATGGGGCGGTGGGTCGACATGGAGAGCGACTACAAGACCATGGATACCTCGTACACCGAATCGGTGTGGTGGGTATTCAAAACGCTCTACGACAAAAAAAGTATTTACCAAGGGTTCAAATCAATGCACCTTTGCCCACGTTGTGGCACCACACTCTCGAACTTTGAAGTGAATCAAGGATATAAAGATACAACCGACATCTCTGTATACGTCGGGCTTAAACTTAAAGATGAGCAGGATACGTCTCTTATTGTGTGGACTACAACACCATGGACGCTACCCGGCAACATGGCAGCGGCAGTGAACAAGGATGTCGAGTACGTCACAGTCGAGAAAAAGGATGAAGGTGGACTCACTCGCTTTATTGTCGCAAAAGATAAACTCAAAGATGTTTTCGGTGATGATGAATATACCATCGTCGATACATACAAAGGTGAGGAACTTATCGGCAAATCGTATATCCCGCCGTTTGATTACTACAAAGATAAGAACATCGAGCATAAAGAGAACGCGTGGAAGGTTTACCACGCAGACTATGTTTCAGTTGAGGATGGAACCGGTGTGGTGCACCTTGCTCCCGCTTTCGGTGAAGAGGACCTAGTGCTTGCTCAACAAGAGGACATCCCGGTCGTACACCACGTAACACCGGAGGGTGTATTTGCACAAGAAGTGTCTGACTTTGCTGGTATGTTTGC
Encoded proteins:
- a CDS encoding SIMPL domain-containing protein (The SIMPL domain is named for its presence in mouse protein SIMPL (signalling molecule that associates with mouse pelle-like kinase). Bacterial member BP26, from Brucella, was shown to assemble into a channel-like structure, while YggE from E. coli has been associated with resistance to oxidative stress.), encoding MNTHERILNKAYTSGVVRTLSALTLTLLSLFLLTLVVTEVREWRFIGSGVIPTNTITIQGEGEVFAVPDTALFSFSVIKEGESAEAVQEEAAQVTNEAIAYLKENGVEDRDIKTISYNVYPRYEWRKIQCITYPCPEGKRELVGFEINQSVQVKVRDTKKAGELLSGVGSFGVENISGLQFTIDDEDALSREARREAVADAKEKADALADDLGVRLVRIVSFNEYGSPVAYPRFESVAYGVGGDVSSKTVPDLPVGENRITSQVSITYEIQ
- the secE gene encoding preprotein translocase subunit SecE, which encodes MKRFIQYIRDTRGELKHVSWPTTKQTTIFTILVVVISLVVAVLLGFFDFVFTNVLDRLFL
- the nusG gene encoding transcription termination/antitermination protein NusG, with amino-acid sequence MAKQDNNIGRHWYAIHTYAGYENAVLRNLKQRIESLGMEDRIFDVVVPTEKKVKIKGGKRVEEAEKIYPGYVLVDMIVTDDSWYVVRNTPRVTGFVGSGTKPVPLTQVEIDELFSRMHSDTVKHKIDLNVDDVVTIVDGPFKELEGKVGEVDEDRGKVKVLVPMFGRETPVELDFLQVKKI
- the rplK gene encoding 50S ribosomal protein L11; its protein translation is MAKKITRKIKLQIPAGKATPAPPVGTALGPVGINIGEFVNQFNEQTRELGGDIIPVELSVYDDRTFDFILKTSPASRLLLKKLGKPKGSGKNLVSKAGTLTKAQVREVAEEKMPDLNTNDIEQATKIIEGTARSMGIEVKE
- a CDS encoding adenylyltransferase/cytidyltransferase family protein translates to MERSGILSSDCAPEERFVEDYTKLKDIVEAIRKLGGKIVLTSGSFDLAHIGHARYLREARLRGDFLVVGVESDERIQIRKGPNRPIVPQHERIEALTHLRYVDMVTLKHKGDESWMLIKTVRPDVLVISERTGYSGEKVERLREFCGEVVNLPSQAETSTSARLREMQIGVLGPAIESMEGAVEVLAAGLTRLRGMKGG
- a CDS encoding deaminase, which translates into the protein MKKIAIAYIPVLHSGYLEFFRTIPSDVPLFIISEDLIASFGGEFDYLKRKDALRALSSSEMVKAVQGLSLLRLKDVHSLNVPAVHLLEKEDLLIVCPNEDITRAVVEKYFSGAEVEFHSIFLRWHRDNVDEQNAVSAHRSVNVESLHYEMMERAQKEADKSFDWWRQVGGVLVKDNTPILYARNTHVPDEQGSNVFGDPRSIFKRGIRLDLTTAEHAEAILIVEAARRGISTEGAWLYVTAFPCPSCAMHIARAGISRCYFSGGYAKLDGESTLKDAGVELVLLET
- a CDS encoding dihydrofolate reductase: MHTEKPSLIVAINEKRVIGGNGRLLWRLPSDLRHFRELTIGSVVVMGRKTFESIGKPLPKRVNVILTRQSGLEVEGCEVVSTLEDALAVGARESKAVFVIGGGEIYRLALPSTEYIYLTVVHDDGVEGDATFPKLDSREWKLVVHKEGTRQPEDKFPFDFFEYKRRR
- the thyA gene encoding thymidylate synthase, whose amino-acid sequence is MAMFYRTLEERTPDTQYQDRLWHILDDGRLEKETPQDVGALTCFGELAPMVFPVQNGAPVITERKIPWKAGVGEILAFINGARDLDTLKEFGVTWWGKWASERKCTKIGVPVGDLGPGSYGAAFHDFPMPDGQGFNQLAHAVEQLQNPENYKRRTIFVHPWIPFYNGWGSELQKAVVSPCHGWMHFRVLNGKLYLHMFQRSADMPIGVPFNMVQYFALLLAVAQVTGLEPAQYSHSFSDAHIYADQVEEVRTVLSRVPRPFPILKVDPGVKNLFDFRPHHFELEEYDPHPGLEIPVAI
- a CDS encoding DUF2914 domain-containing protein, which gives rise to MFKRTITFIRKHRQHLPTVAIFSGFIWDSLTLGRPDQLYSNLVMLAYLFIAGSCIIFMAQREETGAPQSLWAQTLTQFSFGNLASGLLVLYMGSATLIGNWPFLLILLALLIGNEFVKNRHQRIRFSVAVYYLLILAYLIVLIPVLTRTVASWTFLVSAFASLVVVVGYLAIIRKIARRVYDEDRRLLVRSVLAIVVTFSFLYYANLIPPVPLSAREVGIYHSVTRTELGYEVMYEKHWYEFWKNSDSTIHAKTPVAVGCFSSVFAPADITIPIQHVWDEYNPRAREWEVREVFDFPVAGGREEGYRGYSIKRVEVGKWRCSVETNRGALLGRAAVNVEYSEDKYPLVVESR
- the argS gene encoding arginine--tRNA ligase, whose protein sequence is MIEEKLINLVRSALTELGIEAEDIKLEHPADLFHGDFSCNAAMVLAKEARKSPRELAEEIVRYIEENKPSEVEKVAVAGPGFINFDLSREFFIQNVRDVLEAASVWGRNDALKGKKVMVEYTDPNPFKVFHIGHLMSNAIGESVSRLIEFSGAEVKRANYQGDVGLHVAKAIWGLKEIDAPIESVEMLGKAYAAGAVAYESNPVAEKEINEINREVYERSNEEVNVLYDTGRTLSLEHFEEIYKKLGTKFDHYFFESETGPLGKEIVEEYLSSDASAKDSVFRESDGAVIFDAETHDPSLHTRVFLNSEGLPTYEAKELGLLKKKNETYPFDISITITAEEQREYFRVVKEAMKQIFGELAEKVAHLTHGTLRLTSGKMSSRTGDVISGESLVNDVEVEVEKRMGAFNVEGVRETAESVAVAAIKYSILKQSTGRDIIFNPEQALSFEGDSGPYLQYTNARIGSLLEKARESGVEVGISTPLPQATDVERLLYRFPEVVRRATENYEPHYITNYLTELAGVFNSWYGQEKILDGTPEVSYRLAIAHAVSTTLQNGLWLLGIKAPERM